In Solea senegalensis isolate Sse05_10M linkage group LG18, IFAPA_SoseM_1, whole genome shotgun sequence, a single window of DNA contains:
- the LOC122759502 gene encoding glucose-induced degradation protein 4 homolog gives MPVPAVYLSESPAAAFASPASLIPPPPINTQQPGVVTSLLYSGSRFSGHQKSKGNSYDVEVVLQHVTMEDSYLCGYLKIKGLTEEYPTLTTFFAGEIISRKRPFLTRKWDADEDVDRKHWGKFQAFYQYAKTFNSDDFDYEDLKNSDYIFMRWKEQFLVPDHTIKDISGASFAGFYYICFQKSTATIEGYYYHRSSEWYQSLNLTHVPEHSAAIYEFR, from the exons ATGCCTGTCCCCGCTGTGTACCTCAGCGAGTCCCCCGCCGCGGCCTTTGCATCCCCGGCCTCGCTTATCCCGCCGCCGCCgataaacacacagcagcccGGCGTCGTCACGTCGCTGCTGTACAGCGGCTCCAGGTTCAGCGGGCACCAGAAGAGCAAAGGGAACTCGTACGATGTGGAGGTCGTGTTGCAG cATGTCACCATGGAGGATTCATACCTGTGTGGCTACCTGAAGATAAAAGGTCTAACAGAG GAATACCCAACTCTGACTACATTTTTCGCCGGAGAGATCATCAGCCGGAAGCGGCCTTTTCTCACCCGGAAATGGGACGCAGATGAAGATGTGGATCGTAAACACTGG gGCAAGTTCCAGGCCTTCTACCAGTACGCCAAGACGTTCAACTCGGACGATTTCGACTACGAGGATCTAAAGAATTCAGACTATATTTTCATGAGGTGGAAG GAGCAGTTTCTAGTTCCCGACCACACAATCAAAGACATAAGCGGCGCTTCCTTCGCTGGATTCTACTACATCTGCTTCCAGAAATCCACGGCAACCATCGAGGGCTACTACTACCACCGGAGCTCTGAATG gtATCAGTCTCTAAACCTCACCCATGTCCCTGAACACAGCGCAGCCATCTACGAGTTCCGGTGA
- the atpaf2 gene encoding ATP synthase mitochondrial F1 complex assembly factor 2, which yields MFRSLLRLQSHFGNTLSLSKVCTRSQKLWFSRKYSSAVAERRRFYQDVSISQGEGGLYEINLDRRKLKTPGGKLFTVPNEALAIAVATEWDVQRDTLKFYTMHLTTLCNTALDNPTQRDKDQMITAALKFLETDTVCYRVDEPHGLVELQKNEWDPVLQWIENRYNVTIGSSSSILGPDIPAATKDTFQQHLNSYNFWSLTGLEYVITQLKSVVLSMAMIDRHLSVEEAVLLSRLEEEYQIQRWGSVEWAHDYDMYELRARTAAGALFVHLSSESSTVKRKLLQD from the exons ATGTTTAGGAGCCTTTTGAGACTTCAAAGTCACTTTGGAAACACACTTTCTCTCAGTAAAGTGTGCACACGAAGTCAGAAGTTATGGTTTTCTCGGAAATACTCCTCAGCAGTAGCAG agaggaggaggttttATCAAGATGTCAGCATATCTCAAGGTGAAG GTGGTCTATATGAGATAAACCTGGACAGAAGGAAACTGAAAACACCTGGTGGGAAGCTGTTCACTGTGCCAAATGAAGCCCTGGCCATTGCTGTGGCAACCGAGTGGGACgtgcagagagacacactcaAGTTCTACACCATGCACCTG ACGACGCTGTGTAACACTGCACTGGACAATCCCACCCAACGTGATAAAGACCAAATGATCACTGCTGCTCTGAAGTTCCTGGAGACTGACACTGTCTG TTACAGAGTGGATGAGCCTCACGGTTTAGTCGAGCTACAGAAGAACGAGTGGGACCCGGTGCTGCAGTGGATTGAAAACAG ATACAACGTCACAATCGGCTCCTCGTCCAGTATTCTGGGACCTGATATCCCGGCGGCCACCAAAGACACTTTCCAGCAGCACCTGAATTCTTACAATTTCTGGTCCCTCACAG GGCTGGAGTATGTGATCACGCAGCTGAAGTCTGTTGTGCTGTCGATGGCGATGATTGACAGACATCTGAGCGTGGAAGAGGCCGTGCTGCTCTCCAGACTGGAGGAGGAATATCAG ATTCAGCGCTGGGGAAGCGTCGAGTGGGCCCACGACTACGACATGTATGAGTTGCGGGCACGGACCGCCGCCGGAGCTCTGTTTGTTCACCTCTCGTCCGAGAGCTCGACTGTCAAGCGTAAACTTCTGCAGGACTGA